One window of the Athene noctua chromosome 5, bAthNoc1.hap1.1, whole genome shotgun sequence genome contains the following:
- the LOC141961380 gene encoding regulator of G-protein signaling 21-like codes for MPVKCCFHRSNAEETMAWSESVDTLLANKDGLAAFRTFLKSEFSEENVEFWLACEDFKKTKSSTKIASKAQKIYSDFIQADAPKEINIDFHTKIHISQNMSEPTLSCFDDAQRLIYSLMAKDSFPRFLRSEVYQKLVKKQQNGNQKRWLPFL; via the exons ATGCCAGTGAA ATGTTGTTTCCACAGGTCAAACGCTGAGGAAACAATGGCCTGGTCTGAGTCTGTGGATACACTTCTAGCTAATAAAG ATGGCTTGGCAGCTTTTAGGACATTTTTGAAGTCAGAGTTCAGTGAGGAGAATGTGGAGTTCTGGCTGGCCTGTGAAGACTTCAAAAAAACCAAGTCCTCCACTAAGATTGCCTCAAAAGCCCAGAAAATTTATTCTGACTTTATACAAGCTGATGCTCCAAAGGAG ATAAACATTGACTTCCATACCAAAATCCACATCTCTCAGAATATGTCTGAACCCACCCTCAGCTGCTTTGATGATGCTCAGAGATTAATCTATAGCCTCATGGCAAAGGACTCTTTTCCCAGGTTTCTAAGGTCAGAAGTGTACCAGAAACTAGTAAAGAAGCAACAGAATGGAAACCAGAAGAGATGGCTCCCATTTTTGTGA